The following nucleotide sequence is from Pseudomonas sp. S09G 359.
ATTGACGATCTGGAAGCTCTGCTTGTCGCCGCTGCTGCTGGCGATCACCTGGGATTTGTCGTTGACATGGCTGGCGTCCCAGAGTCGATTGGCAATCGCGGGCGGCGGGCCTTCGGCGGGCGCCAGGTCAGGTTTTGCAGCCTCGCTGACGCTGGTGGCCAGTTCGTGTACCACGCCATTTTCCACGCTGATCACACGGCCCAGCGGCCACGGCAACCCGGCATGCAGGCCCGGGCCAAAGACTTCCACGGGTTTGCCAAAGCGCTCATAAATCCCACGAGCTTGCAGGGGTACTTCGTGCACGCCGGTCAGCGCCCAGCCGACGGCCAGCACCACCAGCAACACGGGCAAAAACGCCCGGCGCATGTAGGTAAAAGCCCAGATCTGGCGCAGGTCGATGCCGAAGCGGTTGTGCAATTCATGCTGCAAGGCGAGCAGGGGTTGGGGTGGCCAGCGCAGCAGGTCGGCGATAAAACTCTGCGCCATCAACCGCGGTTCGAGGCGTGGCTGGCGTGGGCTGAACAGCGACAGCACGGCCCTTAATAAAAACTCCAGCGCCACCAGCGCTGGCAACAGACCAACCAGTGTCGCCAGGCGCAGCGGCCAGACCGACTCCGCGCCCGCAAACAGCAGGCAAATCGCACTGATCACCAGGCACACAATCGCCACCCGGCTCAACTGCGCCAGTTGCCCAGCTTCCGGCCATTGCGCAGCAGTTTCCTGGGCCAGGCGACGCTCGAACACCAGCAAGCCAAACGCCAGGGCCAAGCCCAGCGCAGCGCCGATGCTGGCGGATTGACCGACCGCCGCAGCCGGCAAGGCCAGGTTCCAGAACTCGATAATGCTGACCAGCGCCAGCAGCGACCACCCCGCGAGCCACAGCACCGGCGCGCCAATCTGCCCGACAACGCGGCCCAGCGCACGTGCGTAGCGGCCCGCGTCTTCACCCGGCAACTCAGCCGCCGGTTCTTCCAGCGCCTGGGCGCGCCAGTCGGCCACCCACCACGCCGACTGCAACCCGGCCACCAACACCAGCAACGCGCACGCACAGTTGATCAACACCACGGGCCAGACCGACAGCGGCGCAAACAGTGCAACAAACAGCGCCAGCACCCAACCCGCAACCGCCAGCACCGTCAGGCTGATCCCGGCTTGCCGCAACCGGCGTGCATGGAACACCCCTTGTTGAAAACGCGCGAGGCCCTCAACCGAGGCGCCGTCAGCTTCCAGATCCAATTGCATCCACTCAACGCCCGTCCGCACACAATTAGTTACGATATAACACGCAGCGTGAAATTTTTGTTTGGTGAGGGCAGAACTCTTAACTACCGCACCTTCTAACGGCCCTGAAAATATTCTGTGTTCTCGAAAAATCAGCTACCTAGCCGAACGGTCAGTTGTTCGGTACTGCGCGATTCAGCACCATCCGCCCCCACGCCATTCAGGCGCTCTCCCACCGGCATCACTCAATTAACACGACGGTGTTTGAGTCTTTCTGCACGCTAAAAAAGGAAGTGATATGGAAGGCACCCACCTATGAGGCGCTACAACATCACCCACGACGCGAAAACAACGGCTGGAGGTAAAGTCGTCGCCACCACTCCCGGCGCCACAATCGACGGCAAGCTGGTGGCCCGGGAAGGCGACCCGGTCATTTGCCCAGCCTGCGGCACCCGTGGGGTTATCGTTTGTGTCGGGCCGCATTTGCATCAGACCTGGTTGGGCCGCCAGACAGCGTTAGAGGGCGATTTGTGCCGGTGTGAATGCAAACCGCCGCCACAGTTGATCGCCAACCAGAGCATCATGTGGCAGCAGTTCGAGCAACAGCAGCGATCGAACCCTGCTCCTCGGATGGCACCGCAAGCGACTCCCCTGCCCCCAGCAAATTTCTCCGCACCTGCGGCAACCAGCAGGCCGATCAGCCCCTGTGTCTTCGCCAAGTCCTGCGTCTCGGTGCCCACCGGCTCTACCGCAGCGGGCACCGCACCCGAGCGCGCCGCCCACTTCGGCGCCACGGCTCTGCTAGCTTCGACGGGCACCGCAGGTACGGTGGGGCGTGTCGCCGGAACCCTCGGCAGCGAGTTAGGCAACTGGGCAGTACGCGGGCTAGCCGGGGCAAGCGCGGCGGTCAACGTCGTGCTGCTGGCCTTTATGCCCAGGGATATCGGCGACTCGACGCTATACACCCCGGAGCAACTGGCGGGCATGCAGTCGGCCAGTACACGGGTGCGTTTCCAGTTTCGTCAGGATGAGAACGGCGAGGTGCAGGTTTATGGCATCCATACCCGGCCTGACAGCGGTATGGATCGTGTGCCCGTTACCCGGGCTCGATGGAATGCCGACAAGAGCGCGATGGTGGCGGTGCTGGACGGCATCAGCATTACCTGGACGCCGAACAATGGGCCGGTGGTCAGCGCGCCAAGCCCTTATCCAGGCACGCCGAAGCGGTTGGATAACCTGCTGGTTCACCCGATTGCGCCGGGGCAGGATACGAGGATTACGCATTACCCGGGGCGGGATCCTGAGGATATTACCTGGCAGGATACGATCATTACGTTTCCTGCTGACTCGGGTGTGGCGCCGTTGTATTTGGTGTTTGCCAAGCCGATGGTTAATCCGTTGGAGGTTGGGCAGGCATTAGATTTGATGAGCCGGAGTCGTAAGGACGGCTTGGATATCGATCACATTCCAGCACAGAAAGCGTTGGAGTTGGCATTGAAGCGTCGTATCGAGGATTTAGGAGATGAAGACATTCAGAACTTTTTAAGCCACGCGGCCAGCATTGCAATTCCAACGAGAGTTCATCAGAAATACAGTGAGACGTATGGGGGGCGGAATACCAAGGCCAAACAGACCCAAGATGCTACTGACTTGCGCACTGCCGTGAATAGTAACTTCGATGCCATTAAGCGCGGATTGCTTGAGGAGGGCTTTTCTGAGGTCGACATTGAGGCTGCTCGTGAGCAATTACACAATCTCAACAAAGAACAGGGGTGGTACTGATGGACGCCGTAACTATTGAACGCTGGATCAGAAACTTGGGGCGTTTCTACGTGGAGTTAGTCTCCGAAGGCGTAATTCCAGATCTGCCACTTACCGAGTTGTATCAAGGACGCGACTGGTTGACCTTGAAAAAACCAGGGAATGGTCTGGAGTTAAGTTTTTGGGCGCAAACGAAGCGCTACGAACGGCTCTTCATTACGCTACGTTCTACAGTGGAGGGCACAACAGAATACAACGACGAGCTTCCAGAACCTTTTGGATCAGTCGCGTCCCAGTCTGAAGTCCGTGCTGCTTTGGGCGTCCCCTTGGAATCACAAGGGCTGACCAAGCTGCCATTGAATACCGTGCTGGGTGGCTTTGATACCTATCCAATGGATCAGATCATCTATCCCAATATTAAAGTCTCCTTTCAATACACATCTTCCATGCTGGTCAAAACCCTAGTCTTTTCGTTGATCAACAGAGACCACGACTAGATAAGACGTGAGACAGCGAAAAAGGGCAGCCGCTACGTGGTTACAAACAACTCGGCCCGCTCCGTTCTTTGTTCGTCCAACAGCAGACCGTGACTAAACCCCCATAAACACGCGCCATCACTGGTGCAGCCCCCAAATAATCGGCACACTCCAAACCAGTTTTTCGCGGGTTCACGGACAAGGAAGCGTCACCCCCCATGATTTCGATCTATCAGCTCAAACCGCGTTTTCAGAACCTGCTGCGCCCCCTGGTGCAGCGCCTCTACGACAACGGCACCACCGCCAACCAGATCACCGTGCTGGCCGGCGTGGTTTCGCTGTTGGTCGGCCTGTTGATCGCCAGTTTTGCCGAGCACCGGTGGCTGTTTGCGCTGATCCCGCTGTGGATGATCCTGCGCATGGCCCTCAATGCCATCGACGGCATGCTCGCCCGTGAATTCGGCCAACAGTCGCGCCTGGGCGCCTACCTCAATGAACTGTGCGACGTGATTGCCGACAGCGCGTTGATCCTGCCATTCGCGCTGATCCCCGGCGTGAGCCTGGCGCCGGTGCTGCTGGTGGCCTTGCTGGCGGTGTTCAGCGAATACGCCGGTGTGCTGGGGCCGATGGTGGGTGCTTCGCGCCGCTATGACGGGCCGATGGGCAAGAGTGACCGTGCGTTCGTACTCGGCGTGCTCGCCACCGGTGTGGCACTCGGCTGGCTCGGCGCCGGCTGGGTCGACACGGTGATGTGGCTGGTCGCCGCCCTGCTTGCCTACACCCTGGTCAACCGCGTACGCCAAGGCCTGAAAGAAACCACTTCCCCTTCTGCATAAGGATTTTGCGATGCGCGAACAGCAAGCACACACCTTCAGTACCCATGATGGCGTCGAGCTTTTCTACCGCCACTGGCCAGCCAGCGCGCCCACACAGGGCGAGCCGCGCAAGGCCATCGTGCTGTTCCATCGCGGCCACGAGCATTCGGGGCGCATCGCCCACCTGGTCGATGAGCTGAACCTGCCGGGTTTCGACTTTTTCGCCTGGGACGCCCGTGGCCATGGCCAATCGCCTGGCGAGCGCGGCGACAGCCCAAGTTTCGCCACCAGCGCCCGCGACGTGCAGACCTTTTGCGACCATATCGGCGCCACCTATGGCATTGAAGAAGAAAACTTCGCTGTCATTGCCCAAAGCGTCGGTGCGGTGGTCGCGGCCACCTGGGTGCATGACTACGCGCCGAAAATCCGCGCGCTGGTGCTCGCCTCCCCGGCGTTCAAGGTCAAGCTCTACGTGCCCTTCGCCCGCCCGGGCCTGGCGCTGATGCGCAAATTTCGCGGCAACTTTTTCGTCAACAGTTACGTCAAGGCCAAGTTCCTCAGCCATGACCCGGAGCGCGTGGCGTCCTACGACAGCGACCCGCTGATCACCAAAGCCATCTCGGTGAACGTGCTGCTGGGTCTGTACGAAGCCGCCGACCGCGTTGTAGCCGATGCCCAGGCGATTCAGGTGCCGACCCAGTTGCTGGT
It contains:
- a CDS encoding DUF6392 family protein encodes the protein MDAVTIERWIRNLGRFYVELVSEGVIPDLPLTELYQGRDWLTLKKPGNGLELSFWAQTKRYERLFITLRSTVEGTTEYNDELPEPFGSVASQSEVRAALGVPLESQGLTKLPLNTVLGGFDTYPMDQIIYPNIKVSFQYTSSMLVKTLVFSLINRDHD
- the hflK gene encoding protease modulator HflK, whose product is MQLDLEADGASVEGLARFQQGVFHARRLRQAGISLTVLAVAGWVLALFVALFAPLSVWPVVLINCACALLVLVAGLQSAWWVADWRAQALEEPAAELPGEDAGRYARALGRVVGQIGAPVLWLAGWSLLALVSIIEFWNLALPAAAVGQSASIGAALGLALAFGLLVFERRLAQETAAQWPEAGQLAQLSRVAIVCLVISAICLLFAGAESVWPLRLATLVGLLPALVALEFLLRAVLSLFSPRQPRLEPRLMAQSFIADLLRWPPQPLLALQHELHNRFGIDLRQIWAFTYMRRAFLPVLLVVLAVGWALTGVHEVPLQARGIYERFGKPVEVFGPGLHAGLPWPLGRVISVENGVVHELATSVSEAAKPDLAPAEGPPPAIANRLWDASHVNDKSQVIASSSGDKQSFQIVNMDVRFVYRIGLTDRAALAATYNSADVPTLIRSTASRILVHDFASRTLDELLGEQRTRLADEIGRAVQADLHKLDSGVEILATVVEAIHPPAGAANAYHGVQAAQIGAQALISRERGAAGEQTNQALLQASTARDQALATAREVSAGAQAADLRFAAEQKAYASAGRAFVLEQYLGQLSQGLAHAKLLILDHRLGADGAPTIDLRSFTLPADPSVPRKAVQ
- a CDS encoding S-type pyocin domain-containing protein, producing MRRYNITHDAKTTAGGKVVATTPGATIDGKLVAREGDPVICPACGTRGVIVCVGPHLHQTWLGRQTALEGDLCRCECKPPPQLIANQSIMWQQFEQQQRSNPAPRMAPQATPLPPANFSAPAATSRPISPCVFAKSCVSVPTGSTAAGTAPERAAHFGATALLASTGTAGTVGRVAGTLGSELGNWAVRGLAGASAAVNVVLLAFMPRDIGDSTLYTPEQLAGMQSASTRVRFQFRQDENGEVQVYGIHTRPDSGMDRVPVTRARWNADKSAMVAVLDGISITWTPNNGPVVSAPSPYPGTPKRLDNLLVHPIAPGQDTRITHYPGRDPEDITWQDTIITFPADSGVAPLYLVFAKPMVNPLEVGQALDLMSRSRKDGLDIDHIPAQKALELALKRRIEDLGDEDIQNFLSHAASIAIPTRVHQKYSETYGGRNTKAKQTQDATDLRTAVNSNFDAIKRGLLEEGFSEVDIEAAREQLHNLNKEQGWY
- a CDS encoding CDP-alcohol phosphatidyltransferase family protein codes for the protein MISIYQLKPRFQNLLRPLVQRLYDNGTTANQITVLAGVVSLLVGLLIASFAEHRWLFALIPLWMILRMALNAIDGMLAREFGQQSRLGAYLNELCDVIADSALILPFALIPGVSLAPVLLVALLAVFSEYAGVLGPMVGASRRYDGPMGKSDRAFVLGVLATGVALGWLGAGWVDTVMWLVAALLAYTLVNRVRQGLKETTSPSA